A single region of the Arthrobacter sp. zg-Y20 genome encodes:
- a CDS encoding DUF4832 domain-containing protein: MKRSLAVLLVAGLVTAADPTAAAVAVGIPGEGPPGVSVSVPGDAASTVAYEPSDSVIANPQRGFYHHTATHFNTAKPEQNTPLTEADLAGLRSKGITQILRVVYLEDFAANPVLDERVLSQLQADYDTARAAGISVITRFAYVGDDGGATPPYGDAPLDIVLAHIKQLGPVLRANADVIPVVQNGFIGRWGEGYYTDHFVADPANPGVVTEQDWANRSAVTQALLDELPADRGVQVRTMATKQHLLNVPPAASSAVTAEQAFTDTPIARIGHHNDCFLSDYDDGGTYLSDPRTLDYEYLAADSVYVPVGGETCKVVPSRSEWETAAVELARYHYSYLNTDYNRLVLDSWGEPALAETAKRLGYRFVMESSTVTPAEDSVEVSVDIRNDGWAAPYLPRTAMLQLTGSDGTSVSVPFTSNADARHWLAGTTTTLSTTLSLSDPAIAALAEGSYSLSLALPSSDARTAGDPRFAVQAANLGTWNETDGTNALNQAVVVGPRAAAPSAAPAFAGAAVP; the protein is encoded by the coding sequence ATGAAACGATCCTTAGCAGTCCTTTTAGTTGCCGGTCTTGTCACCGCAGCGGACCCGACGGCGGCCGCGGTCGCCGTCGGAATCCCGGGGGAGGGGCCGCCCGGCGTTTCCGTCTCCGTTCCCGGCGACGCGGCCAGCACCGTTGCCTATGAACCCAGCGACTCGGTGATTGCGAATCCGCAGCGCGGTTTCTACCACCACACCGCGACGCACTTCAATACGGCCAAACCGGAGCAGAACACCCCGCTGACAGAAGCCGACCTGGCGGGCCTGCGGTCCAAGGGCATCACCCAGATCCTGCGGGTTGTATACCTGGAGGACTTCGCAGCCAATCCGGTGCTTGACGAGCGGGTCCTGTCACAGCTTCAGGCGGACTATGACACCGCACGTGCTGCCGGGATCTCGGTGATTACCCGGTTTGCTTATGTGGGGGATGACGGCGGCGCCACCCCGCCCTACGGTGATGCACCCCTGGACATCGTCCTGGCGCACATCAAGCAGCTGGGGCCGGTGCTGCGCGCCAATGCAGACGTGATTCCTGTGGTGCAGAACGGCTTCATCGGACGGTGGGGCGAGGGGTACTACACGGACCACTTCGTGGCCGATCCGGCGAACCCGGGCGTGGTGACCGAGCAGGACTGGGCTAACCGCTCCGCCGTTACCCAGGCGCTGCTCGACGAGCTGCCTGCGGACCGCGGGGTCCAGGTGCGCACCATGGCCACGAAACAGCATCTGCTGAACGTTCCGCCGGCCGCGTCGAGCGCGGTAACGGCCGAGCAGGCCTTCACTGATACACCCATCGCCCGGATAGGGCACCACAACGACTGCTTCCTCTCGGATTACGACGACGGAGGAACCTACCTGTCGGACCCGCGGACCCTGGATTACGAGTATCTCGCCGCGGACAGCGTTTACGTTCCGGTCGGCGGGGAGACGTGCAAGGTGGTCCCCTCCCGCTCCGAGTGGGAGACAGCCGCCGTGGAACTCGCCAGGTACCACTACAGCTACCTCAACACCGACTACAACCGGCTCGTACTGGACTCCTGGGGCGAGCCGGCGCTGGCCGAAACCGCCAAGCGGCTTGGGTACCGCTTCGTGATGGAGTCTTCCACCGTTACACCGGCGGAAGATTCGGTTGAGGTTTCCGTCGATATACGCAATGACGGCTGGGCGGCTCCCTATCTCCCGCGGACAGCCATGCTGCAGCTGACCGGCAGCGACGGTACGTCCGTGTCGGTGCCGTTTACGTCCAATGCCGATGCCCGCCACTGGCTTGCCGGCACCACCACCACACTCTCGACTACCCTCAGCCTGTCTGATCCGGCGATCGCAGCCCTTGCCGAAGGCAGCTATTCCCTTTCGCTTGCGCTGCCGTCGTCGGACGCCCGAACAGCCGGTGATCCCCGGTTCGCCGTGCAGGCTGCGAACCTCGGCACCTGGAATGAAACCGACGGCACAAATGCGCTGAACCAGGCCGTCGTCGTCGGGCCCCGCGCCGCGGCACCCTCCGCCGCGCCCGCTTTCGCCGGGGCCGCTGTGCCCTGA
- a CDS encoding alpha-amylase family glycosyl hydrolase has product MIYQVYPRSFADGGGDGVGDGVGDFAGLLDRLPYIASLGVDGIWMTPFQPSPQVDQGYDVSDYCAVDPLFGTMDQFDQLLESAHALGLRIFLDVVPNHCSSEHPLFQAAVAAGPGSPERAMFHFSAGSDDGAPPNNWQSVFGGTAWSRVNPSSETDREWYLHLFSPEQPDWNWRNPAVGNYFEGVLRFWFGKGVDGLRIDVAHALFKADGLPDAPTADPVVDGLRSNPKVSDQEEVHEVYRRWRRVADSYSPGRVLVGEVNLAPDRAARYTRPDEMHQAFAFAFVKLGWDAAAWAAVGTELEAARKEHGAPPTWALENHDISRSVTRFGGGDRGFLRARAGLVAILGLPGGAYIYQGQELSLPDVDVPVHARVDPMWARGGVSRDGARVPLPWTTAPENAYGFSPPGAAEPWLPQPAFWGSRSVEAHRGDPHSALHLVTGALRLRTELLAEGIFAPDDACSWHVREDGLLLCERGDQILLAVAMGDGPCPLPDGNVLLSSSPLTPEGFLPPDTAVWIRRRPPLSGLDFYDAE; this is encoded by the coding sequence GTGATCTACCAGGTGTACCCGCGGTCCTTCGCCGACGGCGGCGGCGACGGGGTGGGCGACGGGGTGGGCGACTTTGCGGGTCTGCTGGACCGCCTGCCGTACATTGCCTCGCTGGGCGTGGACGGCATCTGGATGACCCCGTTCCAGCCCTCCCCGCAGGTGGACCAGGGGTACGACGTCAGCGACTACTGCGCCGTCGATCCGCTCTTCGGCACCATGGACCAATTCGACCAGCTGCTCGAATCGGCCCACGCGCTGGGGCTGCGGATCTTCCTCGATGTGGTGCCCAACCACTGCTCATCGGAGCATCCGCTGTTCCAAGCCGCCGTCGCCGCCGGGCCCGGCTCACCGGAACGGGCGATGTTCCACTTTTCGGCCGGGAGCGACGACGGCGCCCCGCCGAACAACTGGCAAAGCGTTTTCGGCGGCACCGCCTGGAGCCGGGTGAATCCGAGCTCCGAGACGGACCGGGAGTGGTACCTGCACCTCTTTTCCCCGGAACAGCCGGACTGGAACTGGCGCAACCCGGCGGTGGGCAACTACTTCGAGGGCGTGCTTCGCTTCTGGTTCGGCAAGGGGGTGGACGGCCTGCGGATCGACGTCGCCCACGCGCTGTTCAAAGCCGACGGTTTGCCGGACGCGCCAACCGCGGACCCCGTCGTCGACGGCCTGCGTTCCAACCCGAAAGTCTCCGATCAGGAGGAAGTGCACGAGGTCTACCGGCGCTGGCGCCGCGTTGCCGACTCCTACTCCCCGGGGCGGGTGCTTGTCGGCGAGGTGAACCTGGCACCGGACCGCGCCGCCCGGTACACCCGCCCTGACGAAATGCACCAGGCCTTCGCGTTTGCCTTCGTCAAGCTGGGCTGGGACGCCGCCGCGTGGGCCGCCGTCGGCACCGAACTCGAAGCCGCCCGCAAAGAACACGGGGCGCCGCCCACCTGGGCGCTGGAGAACCACGACATCAGCCGCTCCGTGACACGTTTCGGCGGCGGTGACCGCGGATTTCTTCGGGCGCGCGCCGGCTTGGTTGCCATCCTCGGACTGCCCGGGGGCGCCTACATCTACCAAGGCCAGGAACTCAGCCTTCCCGACGTCGACGTGCCGGTTCACGCCCGGGTGGATCCCATGTGGGCGCGCGGCGGGGTGTCCCGTGACGGGGCCCGCGTTCCGCTGCCCTGGACGACAGCTCCCGAAAATGCCTACGGCTTTTCCCCTCCGGGTGCAGCTGAGCCTTGGCTGCCGCAGCCGGCGTTCTGGGGATCACGGTCCGTGGAAGCGCACCGCGGCGATCCCCATTCGGCCCTGCATCTGGTTACCGGGGCACTTCGACTGCGCACCGAGCTGCTCGCCGAGGGGATTTTCGCGCCCGACGACGCCTGCAGCTGGCATGTCCGGGAGGATGGGTTGCTGCTCTGCGAACGCGGCGATCAGATCCTGCTGGCCGTGGCGATGGGCGATGGACCCTGCCCGCTGCCGGACGGAAACGTCCTGCTGTCATCATCACCCCTGACCCCGGAAGGATTCCTCCCACCCGACACCGCCGTCTGGATCCGCCGGCGCCCGCCCCTAAGCGGACTGGACTTCTACGACGCAGAATAG
- a CDS encoding TetR family transcriptional regulator, whose product MARDAEATRERILAAATVEFAAHGFAGGRVERIASQAQSNVRMIYAYYGSKSGLFDATLAEALRRMAANVPPRPEDLAGWAGDVFDHHQRFPEVLRLSMWAQLERPEATAEPSDIYRDKTLAVAAATARPLSPVDLLVFIYAIAQAWQLSPKGLTDLNERGDEVAARRQAVVTAVERMLQARGFENPHTRGTK is encoded by the coding sequence ATGGCACGTGACGCTGAAGCCACGCGGGAGCGGATACTCGCTGCAGCAACCGTGGAGTTTGCCGCCCACGGTTTCGCCGGCGGGCGTGTGGAGCGGATCGCTTCCCAGGCACAGAGCAACGTCCGGATGATCTACGCGTACTACGGCAGCAAAAGCGGCCTGTTTGACGCCACCCTCGCGGAAGCGCTGCGGCGCATGGCCGCGAACGTCCCCCCGCGCCCCGAGGACCTGGCCGGCTGGGCCGGAGACGTATTCGACCACCATCAGCGCTTCCCGGAAGTCCTCCGCCTGAGCATGTGGGCCCAGCTCGAGCGGCCGGAGGCCACCGCCGAGCCGAGCGACATCTACCGCGACAAAACCCTCGCCGTCGCTGCCGCGACCGCCCGCCCACTTTCACCCGTTGACCTTCTGGTTTTCATTTACGCCATCGCGCAGGCCTGGCAGCTCTCGCCGAAAGGGCTTACCGACCTCAACGAAAGAGGTGATGAAGTTGCCGCCCGCCGGCAGGCCGTCGTCACCGCCGTCGAGCGCATGCTGCAGGCCCGCGGGTTTGAAAACCCGCATACCCGAGGCACCAAATGA
- a CDS encoding sugar ABC transporter permease, with amino-acid sequence MTTVERGSGPPPLSPAVRRRRFGGDGPWPWLFIAPLVLGISVFYLWPIVQTVGTSFTETGPFGGSAFSGVENYVELFTDPQLYRSLGNTLLYTGIVMLGIPIAVYLASLLNLPGLRFAAVYRVLFFLPYVAMPTAVAMVWRMIFNGDFGLVNYGLGFLGIDGPYWISTPFFAMVAVAVVGLWSSLGFSLIVLAAGLKNIPPELYEAAELDGASRWGQFRNITVPLLSPSVFFVTIVTVISSFQLFDLLYAILGSSNPVLPKSMSLVYFFYREGFVNNDKGFAAAIAMVILLIIGVVTLLQFRFQKKWVQSD; translated from the coding sequence ATGACAACAGTTGAACGCGGCTCCGGTCCGCCCCCGCTGTCCCCGGCGGTCCGCCGTCGGCGCTTCGGCGGGGACGGACCGTGGCCGTGGCTCTTCATTGCACCCCTGGTGCTCGGAATCAGTGTCTTCTACCTCTGGCCGATTGTGCAGACCGTGGGCACCTCGTTCACCGAAACGGGACCGTTCGGCGGATCCGCTTTCTCCGGCGTCGAGAATTACGTCGAGCTGTTCACGGACCCCCAGCTGTACCGCTCCCTGGGCAACACGCTGCTCTACACCGGCATCGTGATGCTGGGTATTCCCATTGCGGTGTACCTGGCCAGCCTGCTCAACCTGCCGGGCCTGCGTTTCGCAGCGGTGTACCGGGTGCTGTTTTTCCTGCCCTACGTTGCCATGCCCACCGCGGTGGCGATGGTGTGGCGGATGATCTTCAACGGCGACTTCGGGCTGGTGAACTACGGCCTGGGGTTCCTGGGCATCGACGGGCCCTACTGGATCAGCACCCCGTTTTTCGCGATGGTGGCGGTAGCGGTGGTGGGCCTGTGGTCCTCGCTAGGGTTCAGCCTGATTGTGCTCGCGGCCGGGCTGAAGAACATTCCGCCGGAACTGTATGAAGCGGCCGAGCTCGACGGCGCGAGCCGCTGGGGACAGTTCCGGAACATCACCGTTCCGCTGCTCTCACCGAGTGTTTTCTTCGTCACCATCGTGACGGTCATATCCAGTTTCCAGCTCTTTGACCTGCTCTACGCCATCTTGGGCAGCAGCAACCCGGTCCTGCCCAAAAGCATGTCCCTTGTGTACTTCTTCTACCGGGAAGGCTTCGTCAACAACGACAAGGGCTTCGCCGCGGCCATCGCCATGGTGATCCTGCTGATCATCGGCGTCGTCACCCTGCTGCAGTTCCGATTCCAGAAGAAGTGGGTGCAAAGTGACTGA
- a CDS encoding VOC family protein gives MSTSELSLSGITINAANPQALASFWAAAVGGEPAGNDSDMFLSSDAGNGLRFHFHRSTTTTADEQKMHLDFRVEWGKREAEAERLIGLGATLRWEVLDEHPGMRLSVLADPENNLFCVVEVQSA, from the coding sequence TTGAGCACTTCCGAACTTAGCCTCTCCGGCATCACGATCAACGCTGCAAACCCCCAGGCCCTTGCCTCCTTCTGGGCAGCGGCCGTCGGCGGGGAACCGGCCGGCAATGACTCCGACATGTTCCTTTCATCCGATGCCGGGAACGGACTGCGGTTCCACTTCCACCGCAGCACCACCACAACGGCCGACGAGCAGAAGATGCATCTGGACTTCCGAGTCGAATGGGGGAAACGGGAGGCCGAGGCCGAACGCCTCATCGGCCTCGGGGCAACACTGCGTTGGGAAGTGCTGGATGAACATCCAGGCATGCGCCTTTCCGTGCTTGCGGACCCGGAGAATAACCTATTCTGCGTCGTAGAAGTCCAGTCCGCTTAG
- a CDS encoding MBL fold metallo-hydrolase: MSEPANGGNARLDVEETVRETVVPAGIAGPEPLAMNVRCYAVAQPAGIVIIDTGIADTEAGIAAAVRALGGTFDDVRDIVLTHLHPDHIGSLSAVAARAPLAAIYAGGADAPDIRAPHAITPISEGTAIQDFNVLATPGHTEGHVSLFHEPTGTLFIGDAAASDQGDVVRGPEVFTADAARAEESLERIADLGPARILFAHGAELEDPADALARLIGGPGPHPPAGRL; the protein is encoded by the coding sequence ATGAGCGAACCTGCCAACGGCGGAAACGCCCGCCTGGATGTCGAAGAAACGGTGCGCGAGACCGTGGTTCCCGCCGGGATTGCAGGTCCCGAACCGCTGGCCATGAACGTGCGCTGCTACGCCGTGGCCCAGCCAGCGGGCATTGTCATCATTGATACCGGAATTGCCGACACCGAAGCGGGCATCGCAGCGGCGGTCCGGGCTCTGGGCGGGACCTTCGACGACGTCCGGGACATTGTCCTGACCCATCTGCACCCGGATCATATCGGCTCACTCTCCGCGGTTGCGGCACGGGCTCCGCTGGCCGCCATTTACGCGGGCGGTGCAGACGCGCCGGATATCCGGGCACCGCACGCAATCACTCCCATCAGCGAAGGGACCGCCATCCAGGACTTCAATGTCCTGGCCACCCCGGGCCATACCGAGGGCCATGTGAGCCTCTTCCACGAACCCACGGGAACACTGTTCATCGGTGACGCAGCGGCCTCGGATCAGGGCGACGTCGTCCGCGGGCCTGAGGTATTCACCGCAGATGCCGCCCGCGCCGAGGAATCACTGGAACGCATCGCGGACCTGGGCCCCGCCCGCATCCTGTTTGCGCACGGCGCCGAACTCGAGGATCCGGCCGACGCACTGGCCCGCCTGATTGGCGGTCCCGGTCCGCATCCGCCAGCCGGCCGGCTCTGA
- a CDS encoding carbohydrate ABC transporter permease: protein MTDRLLPARTPSAVVPAASGADVRTGDGQRPARIVKAQARRRARRRGGSHVVAHLVLGLGALVMAFPFLWQIVMSLSTNAEVQSVTPVFWPAELQWSNYAEVFERLPFLDQLQNSVLITVIRTMAQILFCTLAGYAFARMRFRGRSVLLALVLSILMVPSQVYLLSQYQIVQGLGLLDSVGGLVLPGLFSAFGTYLMRTAFLSMPAELEEAARLDGANPFQIFWRVMLPLARPTISVLAITTVLWSWNELLWPLVVTTFSDRMPLSAGLATLIGDRTTDYPVVMAASLLAMAPVLLMFILLQRRVIDGLASSGLK from the coding sequence GTGACTGACCGACTACTGCCGGCGCGCACGCCCTCCGCTGTTGTGCCCGCGGCCTCCGGCGCGGATGTTCGTACCGGCGACGGGCAGCGGCCGGCCCGGATTGTGAAGGCACAGGCACGGCGGCGCGCACGACGGCGGGGCGGGTCCCACGTTGTGGCGCACCTCGTTCTCGGGCTGGGCGCGCTGGTGATGGCCTTCCCGTTCCTGTGGCAGATTGTGATGTCACTTTCCACCAACGCGGAGGTTCAAAGCGTCACGCCGGTGTTCTGGCCGGCGGAACTGCAGTGGTCCAACTACGCCGAGGTCTTCGAGCGGTTGCCGTTCCTGGACCAGCTGCAGAACTCCGTGCTGATCACCGTGATCCGCACCATGGCACAGATCCTCTTCTGCACCCTGGCCGGCTACGCCTTTGCCCGGATGCGGTTCCGCGGCCGGTCGGTCCTCCTTGCCCTGGTGCTGTCCATCCTGATGGTGCCCTCGCAGGTGTACCTGCTGTCCCAGTACCAGATTGTGCAGGGCCTGGGGCTGCTGGACAGTGTGGGCGGCCTGGTCCTGCCGGGGCTGTTCAGCGCCTTCGGGACCTACCTGATGCGCACCGCGTTCCTGTCCATGCCGGCGGAACTGGAGGAGGCCGCCCGCCTGGACGGCGCCAACCCGTTCCAGATCTTCTGGCGGGTGATGCTGCCGCTGGCCCGGCCCACCATCAGTGTCCTGGCCATCACCACGGTGCTTTGGTCCTGGAACGAACTGCTATGGCCGCTGGTGGTCACCACGTTCAGCGACCGGATGCCCCTGTCCGCCGGGCTCGCGACCCTGATCGGTGACCGGACCACCGACTATCCGGTGGTGATGGCGGCAAGCCTGCTCGCCATGGCGCCGGTGCTGCTGATGTTCATTTTGCTGCAGCGGCGCGTGATTGACGGCCTGGCCTCGAGCGGCCTCAAGTAA
- a CDS encoding SDR family oxidoreductase: MTRIALVTGANRGLGRATALALARNKIKVVAAARGDARDVVDEIVDAGGEAIAVRMDVADPASIEAARVAVLTGIGQEWDAATIDVLVNNAGVGLFAPLGAITAEEFDTTFAVNVRGPLFVTQVFLPHLADGASIVNVSSSLSRHVSPATSVYAASKKALEALTRSLAAELGPRGIRVNTIAPGPTATDFNGGAMRDSEAMRQALSGQTALGRVGEPEDIADSIAALVSPEFRWATGERIEVSGGVLM; this comes from the coding sequence ATGACCCGCATAGCCCTCGTGACCGGAGCCAACCGCGGACTCGGACGGGCCACCGCACTCGCCCTGGCCCGGAACAAGATCAAAGTGGTCGCCGCAGCGCGGGGCGATGCGCGCGACGTCGTGGACGAAATCGTCGACGCCGGCGGTGAAGCCATCGCGGTCCGGATGGATGTTGCGGACCCCGCCTCCATCGAGGCGGCCCGCGTCGCGGTGCTTACCGGCATCGGACAGGAATGGGACGCAGCCACCATCGATGTGCTGGTCAATAACGCCGGGGTGGGACTGTTCGCACCACTGGGGGCTATTACGGCGGAGGAATTCGACACCACCTTTGCCGTCAACGTCCGGGGGCCACTATTCGTCACGCAGGTCTTCCTGCCGCACCTGGCGGACGGGGCAAGCATTGTGAACGTGTCGAGTTCGCTCAGCAGGCATGTCAGCCCGGCGACCTCCGTTTATGCGGCGTCGAAGAAGGCGCTCGAAGCGCTTACCCGGAGCCTCGCTGCCGAACTGGGACCGCGCGGCATCCGGGTCAACACGATCGCACCGGGGCCGACCGCGACGGACTTCAACGGCGGAGCCATGCGCGACAGTGAGGCCATGCGCCAGGCGCTGTCCGGGCAGACCGCCCTGGGGCGGGTGGGCGAGCCGGAGGACATTGCCGATTCGATCGCTGCCCTGGTGTCGCCTGAGTTCCGCTGGGCAACGGGAGAGCGCATCGAGGTATCCGGCGGTGTGCTGATGTGA
- a CDS encoding helix-turn-helix domain-containing protein: protein MRVVVHPSLKDIPVHQVMHALASPVRLAVVKELLDGQVHQGSEFDFGVSQSTLSHHVKILREAGIVQNDPEGTRCLMSLRAAELEGRFPGFVEMLRVLSAAS from the coding sequence ATGCGCGTCGTCGTTCACCCGTCCCTGAAGGACATCCCGGTTCACCAGGTAATGCATGCTCTAGCAAGTCCCGTGCGGCTAGCCGTCGTGAAGGAGCTTCTGGACGGACAGGTGCACCAGGGCAGTGAGTTCGATTTCGGAGTGAGCCAGTCGACGCTGAGCCACCATGTGAAGATCCTCCGCGAGGCGGGCATTGTTCAAAACGATCCCGAAGGGACGCGCTGCCTGATGTCGTTGCGTGCCGCCGAACTGGAAGGACGCTTCCCCGGGTTCGTTGAAATGCTTAGGGTCCTGAGCGCTGCATCCTGA
- a CDS encoding helix-turn-helix transcriptional regulator, with protein METLDLGRAVFRWRNRLTAETVGVPVGARRRVAGLRREELAVLAGISVDYLVRLEQGRATSPSAQVVEALARALRLTDTERELIFRLAGQAVPGAELIPTRIPPSIQRLLDRLGNNPVAVFDATWTLLTANQPYNALMGDTSSWRGIERNTLWRFFVGPGSRAVSTSAELADLEARLTSDLRMAAARYPADPRPGQLARTIARDSERFARLWDAGNIGLGGDQPRHKTIRHPDVGDLALDCDTLTVAGDGLHVMVYTAEPGSTDADRLALAVVLGTQQMAGPREQGADS; from the coding sequence ATGGAAACGTTGGATCTGGGCCGGGCGGTGTTCCGCTGGCGGAACCGCCTCACCGCCGAAACAGTTGGCGTGCCGGTTGGCGCACGACGCCGCGTGGCCGGGTTGCGCCGGGAGGAACTGGCGGTGCTGGCCGGGATCAGCGTGGACTATCTGGTCCGCCTGGAACAGGGCCGTGCAACCTCACCCTCGGCGCAGGTGGTCGAAGCCCTCGCCCGGGCACTGCGGCTGACGGATACGGAACGCGAACTGATCTTCCGGCTGGCCGGACAGGCTGTTCCGGGAGCGGAACTGATCCCCACCCGGATCCCGCCGAGCATTCAGCGGCTGCTGGACCGGCTCGGCAACAACCCCGTTGCCGTATTCGATGCCACCTGGACCCTGCTCACCGCCAATCAGCCGTACAACGCATTGATGGGCGACACCTCCTCCTGGCGGGGCATTGAGCGCAACACCCTGTGGCGGTTTTTCGTCGGCCCCGGCTCCCGGGCCGTCTCGACGTCGGCTGAACTCGCCGATCTGGAGGCCCGGCTGACGTCGGACCTGCGGATGGCCGCCGCCCGCTACCCCGCCGACCCGCGCCCCGGGCAGCTGGCACGGACCATAGCCCGAGACAGCGAGCGCTTTGCCCGGCTATGGGACGCCGGAAATATCGGCCTGGGCGGGGATCAGCCGCGGCACAAAACCATCCGGCATCCCGACGTCGGCGACCTCGCCTTGGACTGCGACACCCTCACCGTTGCCGGCGACGGACTGCACGTGATGGTCTACACGGCCGAACCCGGCAGCACCGATGCCGACCGCCTGGCCCTGGCCGTGGTGCTGGGCACGCAGCAGATGGCCGGCCCACGGGAGCAGGGCGCAGATAGCTGA
- a CDS encoding TetR/AcrR family transcriptional regulator, which produces MPRWNPDPQERLVTAAVELFRQHGYDSVTVTDIAEKAGLARRSFFRHFSDKREVLFAASRTNIPRITRLVEEYAPEVTARDAVMGALAQVGDYLLADPAAQALRQDLIDNSLELQERERTKLADMAAALAAGLALRGTPPADAHSIGVFSAGIFHAAYVRTLRNGPSGSFADQLHASAAVIARFLTE; this is translated from the coding sequence ATGCCTCGCTGGAACCCCGACCCGCAAGAGCGGCTTGTCACGGCCGCCGTCGAGCTGTTCCGGCAGCACGGCTACGACTCAGTCACGGTCACCGACATCGCCGAGAAGGCCGGCCTGGCCCGCAGGTCCTTTTTCCGTCACTTCTCGGACAAACGCGAGGTGCTCTTTGCCGCCTCACGCACGAATATCCCTCGGATTACCCGGCTGGTCGAGGAGTACGCCCCGGAAGTGACGGCACGGGACGCCGTCATGGGAGCCCTCGCACAGGTCGGCGATTACCTCCTTGCCGACCCGGCAGCCCAGGCGCTCCGCCAGGACCTCATCGACAACAGCCTCGAGCTTCAGGAACGCGAGCGGACAAAACTGGCCGACATGGCCGCCGCTCTGGCGGCAGGCCTCGCCCTTCGCGGCACCCCTCCGGCAGATGCCCACAGCATCGGAGTCTTCTCCGCCGGGATCTTCCACGCCGCGTACGTGCGTACCCTCAGAAACGGACCATCTGGCTCATTCGCAGACCAGCTTCACGCTTCGGCAGCAGTGATTGCCCGCTTTCTGACGGAATAA
- a CDS encoding lantibiotic dehydratase C-terminal domain-containing protein has protein sequence MSQTAQAQFFPGVPGTRPIQQQSGSTAVWSILEIAADPQQGTRQQSAEPEYAGDGIIRHIVIPLSAKAQSWGGYRFGFSRSKEPDHPAVQLHLLATHETVERVWKFAHALAEGSTAKLGAVKLTRSSDVVYPPRPGERVPELMEATFSRFGGAQGLKLASDVAEVSMDLALWAVNRFPRPSMRSMLAALLLFDTAHAMMRGPRSAVWPDRRTTSWDFYWNTHLQACTASFSGRTEQGRKVMLAQMAPRITPAHRVMGALASEPSVDLWRKRWAQTIDLYLYRVDKQRISRSAQRLALASSGVLQNRLGIPLREEAALGIYARAWSKEKEAQLHGQG, from the coding sequence ATGAGCCAAACCGCGCAAGCACAGTTTTTTCCCGGAGTGCCGGGAACCCGGCCCATCCAGCAGCAATCCGGCAGCACCGCCGTGTGGTCCATCCTGGAAATAGCGGCGGACCCGCAGCAGGGGACCCGGCAGCAGAGTGCAGAGCCGGAGTATGCGGGGGATGGAATTATCCGCCATATCGTCATTCCGCTTAGTGCCAAGGCCCAGAGCTGGGGCGGGTACAGGTTCGGTTTTTCGCGGAGCAAGGAACCGGACCATCCGGCGGTGCAGCTGCATCTGCTTGCCACTCACGAAACCGTCGAACGGGTCTGGAAGTTTGCGCACGCGCTCGCGGAGGGCAGCACAGCCAAACTCGGAGCAGTGAAGCTCACCCGATCGTCGGATGTCGTGTATCCGCCCCGGCCCGGGGAACGGGTACCCGAGCTCATGGAGGCAACGTTTTCGCGGTTCGGCGGTGCGCAGGGCCTGAAACTGGCATCCGATGTTGCCGAAGTGTCCATGGACCTGGCCCTGTGGGCGGTTAACCGCTTTCCCCGGCCCAGCATGCGCTCCATGCTGGCGGCCCTGCTCCTCTTTGACACCGCCCATGCCATGATGCGCGGCCCCCGGTCCGCTGTATGGCCGGACCGCAGAACCACCAGCTGGGACTTTTACTGGAACACGCATTTGCAGGCGTGCACCGCGTCCTTCAGCGGACGGACGGAACAGGGCCGCAAGGTCATGTTGGCGCAGATGGCACCGAGGATTACGCCGGCACACCGGGTGATGGGAGCCCTGGCCTCCGAGCCGTCAGTGGATCTCTGGCGCAAACGCTGGGCGCAGACCATTGATCTGTACTTGTACCGGGTGGACAAGCAGCGGATTAGCCGCAGTGCGCAACGGCTGGCCCTGGCATCTAGCGGAGTCCTCCAAAACCGGCTCGGCATCCCCCTGCGCGAAGAGGCGGCGCTCGGTATCTACGCCCGTGCGTGGAGCAAGGAGAAGGAAGCCCAGCTTCACGGCCAGGGCTAA